A window from Zingiber officinale cultivar Zhangliang chromosome 7A, Zo_v1.1, whole genome shotgun sequence encodes these proteins:
- the LOC121999278 gene encoding chaperone protein dnaJ 20, chloroplastic-like, with the protein MHDLLSVSHTAGASEIRAAYRRLALRWHPDACRSAGEERFYAERFMEAREAYEVLSDPASRRSYDLALSGDRWAAAVGAGPAFREGRGRRREASVTVFGNWDAQLDGLRRRSAVTEADGEEPWGGRIRRATRGAAETAV; encoded by the coding sequence ATGCACGACCTGCTCTCGGTGTCACACACCGCTGGCGCCAGCGAGATCCGCGCGGCGTACCGGCGGCTGGCCCTGCGGTGGCACCCGGACGCGTGCCGCTCGGCGGGGGAGGAGCGCTTCTACGCGGAGCGCTTCATGGAGGCGCGGGAGGCCTATGAGGTGCTCTCCGACCCCGCCAGCCGCCGCAGCTACGACCTCGCGCTCTCCGGCGACCGCTGGGCCGCAGCGGTCGGCGCTGGCCCGGCCTTCCGCGAGGGCCGCGGTCGGCGGCGAGAGGCCAGCGTGACGGTGTTCGGGAATTGGGACGCGCAGCTGGACGGGCTCCGGCGGCGATCGGCCGTGACGGAGGCCGACGGGGAGGAGCCTTGGGGCGGCCGCATAAGGAGGGCCACCCGCGGCGCCGCGGAGACTGCTGTCTAA